The following proteins are encoded in a genomic region of Zea mays cultivar B73 chromosome 9, Zm-B73-REFERENCE-NAM-5.0, whole genome shotgun sequence:
- the LOC100278007 gene encoding uncharacterized protein LOC100278007 — protein MAAGSAGKENAAPSTSDATVSAAAVSRRHVYAVKSCGVKKRPSRARLLGRVPLRDITNLVQTSLAVAGPEAPLGQEVSPALAT, from the coding sequence ATGGCTGCCGGTTCTGCAGGCAAGGAGAACGCTGCTCCTTCTACTTCGGACGCAACCGTTTCGGCTGCTGCGGTGTCTCGGCGGCACGTCTACGCTGTCAAGAGCTGCGGAGTGAAGAAGCGCCCGTCGAGGGCGCGGTTGCTGGGCCGGGTCCCGCTCCGGGACATCACCAACCTGGTTCAAACGAGCTTGGCGGTCGCGGGACCTGAGGCTCCTCTCGGGCAGGAGGTTTCGCCGGCTCTGGCGACGTAG